The proteins below come from a single Salinivibrio kushneri genomic window:
- a CDS encoding gamma carbonic anhydrase family protein: protein MAKQLRTYKGMTPQLGERVYIDESSVLAGDITLGDDVSIWPLVAARGDVNHIQIGARTNVQDGSVLHVTHKNAENPQGYPLIIGEEVTIGHKVMLHGCRIGNRVLVGMGTIILDDAVIEDEVLIGAGSLVPPGKRLESGYLYVGSPVKQVRPLTDKERAYFARSAQNYVDTKDIYRCEH from the coding sequence ATGGCAAAACAGTTGCGCACTTATAAAGGCATGACGCCTCAGCTTGGCGAACGCGTCTATATTGATGAATCCAGTGTATTGGCTGGCGATATCACGCTAGGTGATGATGTGAGTATTTGGCCGCTGGTTGCGGCACGTGGTGACGTGAACCATATCCAGATTGGCGCACGGACCAATGTACAAGATGGATCAGTCCTTCATGTCACCCATAAAAATGCCGAAAACCCACAAGGTTACCCGCTGATCATTGGCGAAGAAGTGACAATCGGCCACAAGGTCATGTTACACGGCTGCCGGATTGGCAACCGAGTTCTAGTGGGAATGGGGACGATTATTCTTGATGACGCTGTGATTGAAGATGAAGTGCTAATTGGCGCAGGCAGTTTAGTCCCGCCCGGAAAACGCTTAGAGAGCGGCTACCTGTATGTTGGCTCACCGGTCAAACAGGTTCGCCCCCTCACTGACAAAGAGCGCGCCTATTTTGCACGCTCAGCGCAAAACTATGTCGACACTAAAGACATCTACCGCTGCGAGCACTAG
- a CDS encoding DUF1488 family protein: MNQSLILAADEAQVDTAKARVCFYGQLNGALLTCAVRFATLSALAGCAVDSDNAQAIVEQVWFDIEEQMEAAIESEAFEPDGSLVI; encoded by the coding sequence ATGAATCAATCCCTTATTCTGGCTGCGGACGAAGCGCAGGTCGATACCGCAAAGGCGCGTGTTTGTTTCTACGGCCAACTTAATGGTGCGTTATTAACATGCGCTGTCCGCTTTGCCACCTTATCTGCGCTCGCCGGCTGTGCGGTGGACTCGGATAATGCGCAGGCGATTGTCGAACAGGTTTGGTTTGATATTGAAGAGCAAATGGAAGCGGCCATCGAATCAGAAGCGTTTGAACCCGATGGCAGCTTGGTGATCTAG
- the aroE gene encoding shikimate dehydrogenase, whose product MTDRYCVVGHPIGHSKSPQIHAAFATQTQQDIDYQAIEAPLEGFVTTMQAFFAQGGRGANVTVPFKQQAYDWADTLTERAHRAGAVNTLVKQSDGSLLGDNTDGAGLVTDLHYHHVALRDKRIMVVGAGGAARGVLLPLLEQEPALLMIVNRTEQKAQQLAAAFGEAGPIASHAVDKPMAAPVDVIINATSASLHQSHPPLPQGAIGPATTVYDMVYQAGCTTSNQWAQRQGAGRCLDGLGMLVEQAAESFAIWRGCRPQTERVREQLREALSR is encoded by the coding sequence ATGACCGATCGTTATTGCGTGGTAGGCCACCCGATTGGCCACAGTAAGTCGCCGCAGATCCACGCCGCATTTGCGACGCAAACTCAACAAGACATCGACTATCAAGCCATTGAGGCGCCGCTTGAAGGCTTTGTGACCACCATGCAGGCGTTTTTTGCGCAAGGAGGGCGCGGCGCCAATGTGACCGTGCCTTTTAAACAGCAAGCGTATGACTGGGCTGACACACTGACAGAGCGTGCCCACCGCGCCGGTGCCGTGAATACGCTGGTTAAGCAAAGCGATGGTTCCCTACTGGGTGATAATACGGACGGGGCAGGTTTGGTAACTGACTTACACTACCACCATGTGGCACTGCGCGATAAGCGCATTATGGTTGTGGGAGCAGGCGGTGCAGCAAGGGGTGTGTTGCTTCCTTTACTGGAGCAAGAGCCAGCATTGCTGATGATAGTGAATCGCACTGAGCAAAAAGCCCAGCAATTAGCCGCTGCATTTGGTGAGGCCGGACCGATCGCCAGTCATGCCGTGGATAAACCCATGGCGGCGCCCGTTGATGTGATCATTAATGCGACCTCGGCAAGCTTACATCAAAGCCATCCCCCTCTCCCGCAAGGAGCGATTGGTCCAGCGACCACTGTCTATGACATGGTGTATCAAGCTGGCTGTACAACTAGCAACCAATGGGCGCAACGCCAAGGAGCAGGGCGATGTTTAGACGGCTTGGGCATGCTGGTGGAACAAGCGGCGGAAAGCTTTGCTATATGGCGTGGCTGTCGGCCGCAAACCGAACGTGTGCGCGAGCAGTTAAGAGAGGCACTCAGTCGATGA
- the hemF gene encoding oxygen-dependent coproporphyrinogen oxidase — protein sequence MAHGQSTIDKQAVKAFFLQLQDDICQQLAQEDGQARFIEDAWEREKGGGGRSRVLRQGQVFEQAGVNFSHVFGDQMPASATAHRPELAGRCFEAMGVSLVIHPHNPYVPTSHANVRFFIAEKEGADPVWWFGGGFDLTPFYPFEEDCQHWHQTAKALCAPFGDSVYADHKAWCDRYFYLPHRDETRGVGGLFFDDLNQWPFEQCFAYTQAVGKGFIDAYLPIVQRRKATPYGERERDFQLYRRGRYVEFNLVYDRGTLFGLQSGGRTESILMSMPPMARWEYNWSPDDDAPEARLYRDYLKPREW from the coding sequence GTGGCACACGGTCAGTCGACAATTGATAAGCAAGCCGTGAAGGCTTTTTTCCTCCAGCTTCAAGATGATATTTGCCAACAGCTTGCGCAAGAAGATGGTCAAGCGCGTTTTATTGAAGATGCGTGGGAGCGTGAGAAAGGGGGCGGTGGCCGCAGTCGCGTCCTGCGTCAGGGTCAAGTATTTGAGCAAGCGGGAGTGAACTTCTCGCACGTATTTGGCGATCAAATGCCTGCCTCGGCGACCGCGCATCGACCAGAGCTTGCCGGGCGCTGTTTTGAGGCCATGGGGGTGTCGTTAGTGATCCATCCTCACAACCCGTACGTGCCGACCTCACACGCAAACGTGCGGTTTTTCATTGCCGAAAAAGAAGGTGCAGATCCTGTGTGGTGGTTTGGCGGCGGCTTTGACCTCACACCTTTCTATCCGTTCGAGGAAGACTGCCAGCACTGGCATCAGACCGCCAAAGCCTTATGCGCGCCTTTTGGTGATAGCGTGTACGCTGATCACAAAGCATGGTGCGATCGCTATTTCTATCTGCCCCACCGTGATGAAACCCGTGGCGTCGGCGGGCTTTTCTTTGATGATTTGAACCAATGGCCATTCGAACAGTGCTTTGCCTACACCCAAGCGGTTGGAAAAGGCTTTATCGATGCCTACCTGCCGATAGTACAGCGCCGCAAAGCCACGCCTTATGGTGAGCGAGAACGCGATTTTCAGCTTTATCGCCGCGGACGCTATGTCGAGTTTAACTTGGTGTATGACAGAGGTACGCTATTTGGCTTACAAAGTGGTGGGCGTACCGAATCTATTCTGATGTCGATGCCGCCGATGGCGCGCTGGGAATATAACTGGTCACCTGATGACGATGCGCCGGAAGCGAGACTTTATCGCGACTACCTTAAACCGAGGGAGTGGTAA
- the purE gene encoding 5-(carboxyamino)imidazole ribonucleotide mutase produces the protein MTVGIIMGSQSDWPTMTHAAAMLDHFAIPYETRIVSAHRTPQLLADYAQQAAERGIKVIIAGAGGAAHLPGMTAAHTSLPVLGVPVQSKALKGMDSLLSIAQMPKGVAVGTLAIGDAGAANAGLLAAQILATADPDLMAKVDAFRQAQTEAVLAQPNPQG, from the coding sequence ATGACTGTCGGTATCATCATGGGCTCGCAATCCGATTGGCCTACCATGACACATGCAGCGGCTATGTTGGATCACTTTGCCATCCCTTACGAAACCCGTATTGTCTCCGCCCATCGCACACCACAGTTACTGGCCGACTACGCCCAACAAGCGGCCGAGCGCGGAATTAAAGTGATTATTGCCGGCGCCGGTGGTGCCGCCCATCTGCCCGGGATGACCGCCGCACACACCAGCCTGCCGGTGCTCGGCGTACCGGTCCAGTCAAAAGCGTTAAAGGGCATGGACTCATTGCTTTCTATTGCTCAAATGCCAAAGGGCGTGGCAGTGGGCACGCTCGCTATTGGTGACGCAGGCGCCGCGAATGCAGGCCTCCTTGCAGCACAAATTCTCGCAACGGCCGACCCTGATTTGATGGCAAAAGTGGATGCGTTTCGCCAAGCGCAAACTGAGGCCGTTCTCGCTCAACCCAACCCACAAGGGTAA
- a CDS encoding 5-(carboxyamino)imidazole ribonucleotide synthase — translation MNILVLGAGQLARMMALAGAPLNLIVSAYDVRSGDIIHPLTLQPLGHGLNTAIAGADIITAEFEHIPADILHQCEQSGKLRPSAQAILTGGDRQIEKALLMQAGVANAPYRVVYTQADLEKAVDALGAPLVLKSTLDGYDGKGQWRYRDGDDLHALWAELDAFLSAPDQRDGQAIIAEAMIPFDREVSLIGVRGANGEFASYSLTQNHHHDGILTLSVVRPDEHALQTQAADMLEKVASALNYVGVLAVEFFDVDGSLLVNEIAPRVHNSGHWTQQGSACCQFENHLRAVSGLPLGPTELIQPTAMINILGQGSVPLATYRDAHVHWYNKTPRPGRKVGHINVTATSNAALATKLASLASYLPDDAFHGLKSAALALAAQTD, via the coding sequence ATGAATATTCTGGTGTTAGGCGCGGGACAACTGGCTCGGATGATGGCCTTGGCCGGCGCACCGCTCAATCTTATCGTCAGCGCCTATGATGTGCGTAGTGGCGACATTATTCACCCACTGACGCTGCAACCACTGGGGCACGGCCTCAATACGGCCATCGCTGGCGCAGATATTATTACCGCGGAATTTGAGCATATCCCCGCTGATATCTTGCACCAATGCGAGCAAAGCGGGAAGTTACGCCCCAGTGCTCAGGCGATTCTAACCGGTGGCGACCGCCAAATTGAGAAAGCCCTGCTAATGCAAGCAGGCGTCGCCAATGCGCCATACCGAGTGGTGTATACACAGGCTGATTTAGAAAAGGCGGTCGACGCACTGGGGGCACCCTTGGTCCTCAAAAGCACCTTGGATGGTTATGACGGAAAAGGACAGTGGCGCTATCGTGACGGCGATGATCTTCACGCATTATGGGCAGAGCTCGACGCCTTTCTCAGCGCACCGGATCAACGCGATGGCCAAGCCATTATTGCCGAGGCTATGATCCCCTTTGACCGAGAAGTGTCACTGATTGGTGTGCGTGGCGCGAATGGTGAATTTGCCAGTTATAGCCTGACCCAAAACCACCACCATGATGGGATATTGACCTTGTCTGTGGTGCGCCCGGATGAGCATGCCTTGCAAACACAAGCAGCGGACATGTTGGAAAAGGTTGCCAGCGCGCTTAACTATGTGGGGGTGCTCGCGGTGGAATTCTTTGATGTAGACGGCAGCTTGCTGGTGAACGAGATAGCACCTCGGGTGCACAACTCCGGTCACTGGACACAGCAAGGTAGCGCGTGTTGCCAGTTTGAAAACCACCTGCGCGCCGTCAGCGGCTTACCCCTTGGCCCGACCGAGTTAATCCAGCCAACGGCGATGATTAATATCTTAGGCCAAGGCAGTGTCCCGCTTGCGACCTATCGTGATGCCCATGTGCATTGGTATAACAAAACGCCTCGTCCAGGGCGCAAAGTGGGCCATATCAATGTCACGGCTACATCGAACGCGGCGCTTGCCACCAAGTTAGCCAGCCTCGCCAGCTACCTCCCCGACGATGCTTTTCACGGTTTAAAATCGGCTGCATTGGCTCTCGCTGCGCAAACCGATTAA
- a CDS encoding type I DNA topoisomerase: MSKDNTPNTHERCPECGSALAFKSGKRGPFLACTAYPDCHYTKALHHGDGHVVKALGVACPACHQGELVLRQGRFGMFIGCDQFPQCTHIEKPDEPDHTTLTCPACHKGELVERTSRYGKRFFACDQYPKCHFAVNAQPIAGTCEQCGFALLVERKKGGKTVHQCADKPCSAIQGESAAESESED, translated from the coding sequence ATGAGTAAAGATAACACCCCGAATACCCATGAGCGCTGCCCGGAATGTGGCAGCGCTCTTGCGTTTAAATCGGGCAAACGAGGCCCGTTTTTGGCCTGTACAGCCTATCCTGATTGCCACTATACCAAAGCGTTACACCACGGCGATGGCCATGTGGTGAAAGCGCTTGGCGTGGCTTGCCCGGCCTGTCATCAGGGAGAATTGGTGTTACGGCAAGGTCGATTCGGTATGTTTATTGGCTGCGATCAGTTCCCACAATGTACGCATATTGAAAAACCGGACGAACCTGACCACACCACGTTGACTTGCCCAGCCTGCCATAAAGGTGAGCTGGTGGAGCGCACCTCGCGTTACGGTAAGCGCTTTTTTGCCTGTGACCAATACCCCAAGTGTCATTTTGCGGTCAATGCACAACCGATAGCCGGCACCTGCGAGCAATGTGGCTTTGCGCTGCTGGTGGAGCGTAAAAAAGGCGGTAAGACGGTGCATCAATGTGCCGATAAACCCTGCAGCGCGATTCAAGGTGAATCGGCTGCAGAATCGGAAAGCGAGGATTAA
- a CDS encoding DUF494 family protein — MMDILMYLFETYIHSDVEVMIDQDELADELSRAGFHQDDIYKALNWLEKLAQLQNADKQPYLSGSAQSSIRIYTEQETRFIDQESRGFLLFLEQAGVLSPETREMVIDRVMELETQEFGLDDLKWVILMVLFNVPGNERAYTQMEEMLYDAQEGYVH, encoded by the coding sequence ATGATGGACATTCTTATGTACCTGTTCGAGACCTACATCCATAGCGATGTGGAAGTGATGATCGATCAGGACGAGTTAGCAGATGAATTGTCCCGTGCGGGTTTTCATCAAGACGATATATATAAAGCCCTGAACTGGCTTGAAAAGCTGGCACAGTTGCAAAATGCGGATAAACAGCCTTACCTATCAGGCAGTGCCCAAAGCTCGATTCGAATCTATACCGAGCAAGAAACACGCTTTATCGACCAAGAAAGCCGAGGCTTCCTCTTATTCTTAGAGCAAGCTGGAGTACTTTCACCGGAAACGCGTGAAATGGTCATCGATCGGGTGATGGAACTCGAGACCCAAGAGTTTGGTCTTGATGACCTCAAATGGGTCATTTTGATGGTGCTGTTTAACGTGCCCGGTAACGAACGTGCGTATACACAGATGGAAGAAATGCTGTACGACGCACAAGAGGGATACGTGCACTAA
- the dprA gene encoding DNA-processing protein DprA: protein MRDKSLRGWLILTQVPRLRVSQRRALLAKMPIDALSEQTAHELAAVGLTAEQCQAITHPNHAMIERSLEWARQENCHLIGFDHPAYPALLREIARPPLVLYVQGDLACLAMPQLAMVGSRHATPQGLETAYQFAKQLVEHGVAITSGLALGIDGRAHKGALEGHGKTLAVLGSGLANVYPARHRALAERIEAQGALVSEFWPDAPPRAEHFPRRNRLISGLSAGVLVVEAAPQSGSLITARYALEQNRSVFAIPGPIGQVQSRGCHQLIKQGAVLVDCVDDIISDVDSLVQFAASQQHELFSDAPKLDTYEGLPFSALLANVGTNATCVDVLAERCNQPVHEIMMQLLDLELQGLVAAVPGGYVRTRRG from the coding sequence ATGCGCGATAAATCCCTACGAGGGTGGTTGATACTGACCCAAGTGCCGCGGTTGCGCGTCTCTCAGCGACGCGCGCTGTTGGCTAAAATGCCCATCGACGCGTTGAGTGAGCAAACTGCTCATGAGCTTGCCGCGGTTGGCTTAACCGCTGAGCAATGTCAGGCCATCACGCACCCCAACCATGCCATGATTGAGCGTAGTCTTGAGTGGGCGAGGCAAGAGAATTGCCACCTGATTGGCTTTGACCACCCGGCTTACCCTGCATTACTTCGAGAAATCGCACGGCCGCCTTTGGTCTTGTATGTGCAAGGCGATCTGGCTTGCTTGGCGATGCCTCAATTGGCGATGGTGGGCAGTCGTCACGCGACGCCGCAAGGGCTAGAAACGGCGTATCAATTTGCCAAACAACTGGTTGAGCATGGTGTTGCGATTACCAGTGGGCTTGCGCTCGGCATTGACGGCCGAGCACACAAAGGCGCACTAGAGGGTCACGGTAAGACATTAGCGGTACTAGGAAGCGGGCTTGCCAATGTGTATCCCGCGCGACATCGCGCATTGGCTGAGCGGATTGAAGCACAAGGCGCACTGGTCTCAGAGTTTTGGCCAGACGCGCCGCCAAGGGCTGAGCACTTTCCGCGCCGCAATCGACTGATCAGTGGGTTGTCGGCAGGCGTATTAGTGGTAGAGGCCGCGCCGCAAAGTGGGTCGTTGATCACGGCACGCTATGCACTTGAGCAAAACCGGAGTGTGTTTGCCATTCCCGGTCCCATAGGACAAGTCCAATCGCGCGGTTGCCACCAATTGATAAAACAAGGTGCGGTGTTAGTCGACTGTGTTGATGATATTATAAGTGATGTGGATAGCTTGGTGCAGTTTGCAGCGAGTCAGCAACACGAATTATTTAGTGATGCACCCAAGTTAGATACATATGAAGGATTGCCATTTTCTGCGCTGTTGGCTAACGTAGGGACTAACGCGACGTGTGTCGACGTACTGGCTGAGCGCTGCAACCAACCGGTTCACGAAATCATGATGCAGTTGTTAGACTTAGAACTCCAGGGGCTTGTAGCAGCAGTACCCGGTGGCTATGTCAGAACGAGGAGGGGCTAG
- a CDS encoding LysM peptidoglycan-binding domain-containing protein: MTRKLFNLAVAGLLAIALPVLAAGPAESQRYVVERGDTLWDIAATFFDNPWQWPEVWYANPAIKDPNLIYPGDVLTLTWQAGKPTVNYKPEGANALQGDTPKTSALSSVDPTLLPYLQQDTLVEKARLVALPHVLGSTDGRQYLSLHDTLYVDASLSAKDWQVFRVEKTFLRPATSDASAEPTAMVSLKHVADGRIRARSEGRSVMTLTRVVQEVRPNDVLLPLPENTHPRFWPQAAQTDATLLGHLYGSEYVANGQLVVLDKGANDGVSAGQMFAVTETGANVVNGLGEYRYQNASDKAAQPMTALPDVTVGQTMVVRAYPRISLAVITQARQPIKAGMHAVPPSPQPAYAR; the protein is encoded by the coding sequence ATGACAAGAAAGCTATTCAATCTCGCCGTCGCTGGGCTATTGGCTATCGCGCTACCAGTACTGGCAGCCGGCCCTGCCGAGAGTCAGCGATATGTGGTTGAGCGGGGGGATACCCTGTGGGATATCGCCGCTACCTTTTTCGATAACCCTTGGCAATGGCCTGAAGTGTGGTACGCAAATCCGGCCATAAAGGATCCCAATCTGATTTATCCCGGCGATGTGCTCACCCTCACATGGCAAGCAGGAAAACCAACTGTCAACTACAAGCCCGAAGGGGCGAATGCGCTGCAGGGAGATACGCCCAAGACGTCCGCACTCAGCAGTGTTGACCCTACGCTGCTGCCGTACTTGCAGCAGGACACGCTGGTCGAAAAGGCACGTTTGGTGGCACTGCCACATGTTCTTGGCTCGACGGATGGGCGTCAATATCTCTCTTTACACGACACCCTGTATGTGGATGCGTCGTTGAGTGCTAAGGATTGGCAAGTGTTTCGGGTTGAGAAAACCTTTCTACGTCCCGCGACGTCAGATGCTAGCGCCGAACCTACCGCGATGGTGAGCTTAAAACATGTGGCTGATGGGCGTATCCGAGCGCGAAGTGAAGGGCGTAGCGTGATGACACTGACACGGGTGGTGCAGGAAGTGCGCCCCAATGACGTTTTATTACCTTTACCCGAGAACACGCATCCACGTTTTTGGCCGCAAGCGGCTCAAACAGACGCCACGTTGTTAGGGCACCTTTATGGCAGTGAATATGTGGCGAATGGCCAGCTTGTGGTGCTTGATAAAGGCGCCAACGATGGCGTGAGTGCCGGGCAAATGTTTGCTGTCACTGAAACCGGTGCCAACGTGGTAAATGGCCTCGGTGAGTATCGCTATCAAAACGCGAGCGACAAAGCTGCGCAGCCCATGACTGCCTTGCCTGATGTGACAGTGGGACAAACCATGGTGGTTCGAGCTTATCCTAGGATCAGTTTGGCGGTGATCACGCAAGCGCGTCAGCCGATCAAAGCCGGCATGCATGCGGTGCCGCCTTCTCCTCAACCGGCCTATGCGCGATAA
- the def gene encoding peptide deformylase — protein sequence MALLNVLTFPDERLRTVAKPVDAVTPEIQKMADDMIETMYAQDGIGLAATQVDFHQRMVVIDVSETRDQPMVLINPEIIEKRGEDGIEEGCLSVPSARALVPRAAEVTVKALDRDGNSIQFDADDLLAICVQHELDHLEGKLFVDYLSPLKRQRIKQKMEKIKRANQKAS from the coding sequence ATGGCTTTACTGAACGTATTAACATTCCCAGATGAGCGCCTTCGCACCGTGGCAAAGCCGGTGGACGCTGTCACGCCTGAGATCCAAAAAATGGCTGATGACATGATTGAAACCATGTACGCCCAAGACGGTATTGGTCTCGCGGCCACTCAGGTTGATTTTCACCAACGCATGGTGGTGATTGATGTATCCGAAACCCGCGATCAACCCATGGTGCTTATCAATCCAGAAATCATCGAAAAGCGTGGTGAAGATGGCATTGAAGAAGGGTGTTTATCTGTCCCCAGTGCACGCGCACTGGTACCGCGTGCGGCAGAAGTGACCGTAAAAGCGCTGGATCGCGACGGCAACTCTATCCAGTTTGATGCCGACGACCTACTCGCGATTTGCGTTCAGCATGAGCTTGACCATTTAGAAGGTAAGCTATTTGTTGATTACCTCTCGCCACTGAAGCGACAACGCATCAAGCAGAAGATGGAAAAAATCAAACGCGCTAACCAAAAAGCAAGTTGA
- the fmt gene encoding methionyl-tRNA formyltransferase translates to MSTPLRIVFAGTPDFAARHLQALLDSEHEVIAVYSREDKPAGRGKKLTASPVKQLALEHDLPVYQPRTLRDEQAQAELAALNADVMVVVAYGLILPKVVLDTPRLGCVNVHGSILPRWRGAAPIERAVWAGDNETGVTIMQMDEGLDTGDMLKIATLPIEEKETSGSLYLRLAELGPQALTECLNDMANGIILAEPQNDAKANYAEKLSKQEAQIDWHQDAAFIERCVRAFNPRPVSYFTLGEQNIKVWGANALDIDVDAAPGTVINTDKHGIQVATGKGVIQLTQLQPPGKKAMQAHELLNARREWFETGTQL, encoded by the coding sequence TTGAGCACACCGCTGCGTATAGTATTTGCGGGCACGCCGGATTTTGCCGCGCGCCATTTGCAAGCCCTGCTCGACAGTGAGCATGAGGTGATTGCGGTTTATAGCCGTGAAGATAAACCCGCTGGCCGAGGCAAAAAGCTCACCGCCAGCCCGGTGAAACAGCTCGCACTTGAGCATGACTTACCCGTCTACCAACCCCGCACGCTGCGCGATGAACAAGCGCAAGCCGAGCTGGCTGCCTTGAATGCAGATGTGATGGTCGTGGTCGCTTACGGGCTGATTCTCCCCAAAGTGGTCTTGGATACACCTCGATTAGGCTGTGTGAATGTCCATGGCTCCATTCTGCCACGTTGGCGTGGCGCAGCGCCTATCGAACGCGCAGTATGGGCTGGCGACAATGAGACCGGTGTCACCATCATGCAGATGGACGAAGGGCTCGACACCGGCGATATGCTTAAAATTGCGACCTTACCCATTGAAGAGAAAGAGACCAGTGGTAGCCTATATTTGCGCCTTGCTGAGCTGGGCCCACAGGCATTGACTGAGTGTCTTAATGACATGGCTAACGGCATTATTCTTGCCGAGCCACAAAACGATGCCAAAGCCAACTATGCCGAGAAGCTCAGTAAGCAAGAAGCGCAGATCGATTGGCATCAAGACGCCGCGTTTATCGAACGTTGTGTACGGGCATTTAACCCGCGCCCGGTCAGCTACTTCACCTTAGGTGAGCAAAACATCAAGGTGTGGGGCGCTAACGCACTAGATATCGACGTGGACGCGGCGCCAGGCACAGTGATCAACACTGACAAACATGGCATTCAGGTCGCGACCGGAAAAGGCGTGATCCAACTGACCCAACTTCAGCCACCAGGCAAAAAAGCCATGCAAGCGCATGAGCTACTAAATGCACGTCGTGAATGGTTTGAAACGGGTACCCAACTGTAG
- the rsmB gene encoding 16S rRNA (cytosine(967)-C(5))-methyltransferase RsmB, with protein MNVRAAAARVLYHVVDQGQSLSQQLPLAQQQIAPRDAALLQEMCYGTLRWLPRLEHIVQTLMDKPLKGKQRVFHHLLLVGLYQISYMRIPAHAAVAETVNATKPLKRPQLRGLINAILRNYQRDQAALDQASQAHDAGLYCHPSWLLKRLQAAYPSNWQDIVAANHQKAPMWLRVNRQHHSRDSYQTQLQQAGIGASAHPDAMDALKLDAPCDVSRLPGFDQGWVSVQDAAAQLAVDYLQPASAEHILDCCAAPGGKTCHILEHQPDAIVTAIDADENRLSRIKDNLSRLGLNAEVKHADARKPSAWHQGPAFDRILLDAPCSATGVIRRHPDIKWLRRDSDIHALVTLQAEILDAMWQQLAPGGTLVYATCSVLPDENSDQIRAFLSREPSAILHTGTQTQPGRQILPGEDDMDGFYYACLEKSSSN; from the coding sequence ATGAATGTAAGAGCCGCGGCTGCCCGCGTTCTGTATCACGTGGTCGATCAGGGCCAATCACTGTCACAGCAGCTTCCTCTTGCTCAACAGCAGATCGCGCCACGCGACGCCGCCTTGTTGCAAGAGATGTGTTACGGCACGTTACGCTGGCTGCCGCGCTTAGAGCACATTGTCCAAACCCTGATGGACAAGCCATTGAAAGGAAAGCAGCGTGTTTTCCATCACTTGCTACTGGTCGGTCTATACCAGATTAGCTACATGCGCATCCCTGCCCATGCAGCGGTGGCTGAAACAGTCAACGCCACCAAGCCACTGAAACGTCCGCAATTGCGAGGGTTGATCAATGCCATCTTGCGCAATTACCAACGCGATCAAGCGGCGCTAGACCAAGCCAGTCAAGCACACGATGCCGGGCTTTATTGTCACCCTAGCTGGTTACTCAAACGCCTTCAGGCCGCCTACCCATCAAATTGGCAAGACATTGTCGCGGCGAACCATCAAAAGGCGCCGATGTGGCTGCGCGTCAATCGCCAGCATCATTCTCGAGATAGTTATCAAACGCAGCTGCAACAAGCCGGTATTGGCGCCAGTGCCCACCCAGATGCGATGGATGCGCTGAAACTCGACGCGCCGTGTGATGTGTCTCGCTTACCCGGGTTTGACCAAGGCTGGGTGTCGGTACAAGATGCCGCCGCGCAGCTGGCTGTCGATTACCTCCAACCCGCGTCTGCAGAGCACATTCTCGACTGCTGTGCCGCGCCAGGAGGGAAAACCTGCCATATCCTCGAGCACCAGCCTGATGCCATCGTGACGGCCATTGATGCCGATGAAAACCGCTTGTCGCGGATCAAAGACAACCTTTCACGGTTGGGCCTTAATGCTGAGGTGAAACACGCGGATGCCCGCAAGCCGAGCGCTTGGCATCAAGGGCCTGCGTTTGATCGTATTTTGCTGGATGCCCCTTGCTCTGCCACGGGCGTGATTCGTCGCCACCCTGATATAAAATGGCTGCGTCGTGACAGTGATATTCATGCCCTGGTCACGTTACAGGCAGAGATTTTAGACGCAATGTGGCAGCAATTGGCACCAGGGGGTACGCTGGTTTACGCCACTTGCTCGGTCTTGCCAGATGAAAACAGCGATCAAATCCGCGCCTTTTTATCCCGTGAGCCATCAGCGATATTGCATACCGGCACGCAAACGCAGCCAGGCCGTCAAATTCTGCCTGGCGAAGACGACATGGACGGTTTTTATTACGCATGCCTAGAGAAGTCATCAAGCAACTAG